A single region of the Lactobacillus isalae genome encodes:
- a CDS encoding FGGY-family carbohydrate kinase, which translates to MLNIGKQLPDNLNNQLNTSLAWSINGQKFYVLEGNINYAGACVTWLKDKIHLIQDPSETANLALTANPNDHTFLIPAFAGLGAPYWLPDMKAAFVNMTATTGKKELVRATLNSLVYQINDILHAFHQLSPKVNNEIHTDGGMIKNKYLMQYLSNITQKNVRIANVSELSALGSAMNAMQHFDGMQYSKTYTPRISKNTAKNYSSEWSTWIKKLA; encoded by the coding sequence ATGCTAAATATTGGTAAACAACTACCTGATAATCTTAATAATCAGCTGAATACTTCCCTTGCTTGGTCAATTAATGGGCAAAAATTCTATGTTCTTGAAGGTAATATCAATTACGCTGGCGCTTGCGTAACCTGGCTAAAAGATAAGATCCATTTAATCCAAGATCCCTCTGAAACAGCTAATCTAGCTTTAACTGCGAATCCAAATGATCATACATTTTTAATTCCAGCTTTTGCTGGACTCGGCGCTCCTTACTGGCTTCCCGATATGAAAGCTGCGTTTGTCAATATGACAGCTACTACTGGTAAAAAAGAACTAGTGCGAGCAACATTAAACTCTCTTGTTTATCAAATTAATGATATTTTACATGCTTTTCATCAGCTTTCTCCAAAAGTTAACAACGAAATTCACACAGATGGTGGAATGATTAAAAATAAGTATTTAATGCAGTATTTAAGTAACATCACTCAAAAGAATGTTAGAATTGCTAATGTTTCTGAACTTAGTGCATTAGGAAGTGCAATGAATGCTATGCAGCATTTCGATGGGATGCAATATTCAAAAACTTATACTCCTAGAATTAGCAAAAATACAGCCAAAAATTATTCAAGTGAATGGAGTACTTGGATTAAAAAATTAGCTTAA
- a CDS encoding transketolase, with translation MNSLDLKKKAVQLRKRTWQLIYNHKNGHTGSDLSCADILVALYYDVLNQTPETFEDQNADTYIQSKGHAVEIWYEILADKGYIDQEDLDKRYSTFNSPYIGHPTTDVRGMEFHTGSLGHGLGLGVGVALATKMDHSKKRTFVLMGDGEQAEGSVWEAAMAASNYSLDNLTAIVDHNDLQITGTTDSVMRSNPISNKYQAFGWDTIEVNGNDIDALVNILNKPNNPGKPRVIIANTVKGKGITVAENRADWHHKIPSEAEYQEGLRELDAQLEGLNND, from the coding sequence ATGAATAGTTTAGATTTAAAGAAAAAAGCCGTTCAATTAAGAAAAAGAACCTGGCAATTAATTTATAATCATAAAAATGGTCACACCGGCTCTGACTTATCATGTGCCGATATTTTAGTTGCACTTTACTACGATGTACTTAATCAAACTCCAGAAACTTTTGAGGATCAAAATGCCGATACTTACATTCAAAGTAAAGGACATGCAGTCGAAATTTGGTATGAAATTCTAGCTGATAAAGGATACATTGATCAAGAGGATCTAGATAAACGTTACTCAACTTTTAACAGTCCATATATTGGACACCCAACAACTGACGTTAGAGGAATGGAATTTCACACTGGTTCACTCGGTCACGGTCTTGGATTAGGAGTTGGCGTTGCTTTAGCTACTAAGATGGATCATTCAAAAAAGCGAACTTTTGTCCTAATGGGAGATGGTGAGCAAGCAGAAGGATCTGTTTGGGAAGCAGCAATGGCAGCAAGCAATTATAGTTTAGATAACTTAACCGCGATTGTTGACCACAATGATCTACAAATTACGGGTACGACCGATTCAGTCATGCGTTCAAATCCAATTAGCAATAAGTATCAAGCTTTCGGCTGGGACACAATTGAAGTAAATGGCAATGATATCGATGCCTTAGTAAATATTTTAAATAAACCAAACAATCCAGGTAAACCTCGTGTAATTATTGCAAACACTGTTAAAGGTAAAGGAATTACGGTTGCAGAAAACCGTGCTGATTGGCACCACAAAATTCCAAGTGAAGCTGAATATCAAGAAGGTCTACGCGAATTAGACGCACAATTGGAGGGATTAAACAATGACTAA
- a CDS encoding apiosidase-like domain-containing protein: MLTTKGKYLYKDGKKFFYLADTCWGAFTSIEMPDWRYYLDTRKAEGFNTIQINILRQWDSSKPLAGREPFAIKEHEDGSYEYDFTKINESYFDNAVKMLEEMRKRDMVPALVLLWSNFIPDNWIASYHAAKNNLMSFDQIRPYVTYVVNKFKEFHPIWFVSGDVGFTDNEKQDREKAIKYYREVLNTAKEIDPEGIYTFHINGESHDLPEEFVKQVSFYSYQSGHGYAGQNTAYTIPLALRKKQDYTGPIIDTELCYEGLTQMHSPEPKRYSAFDVRKAAWRAVLSGADAGLGYGSFGIWPWKDTSRPEQELEQNFNVQLVPYDWRTCLTFRGAKDLGFLKSILDEYALNGVNPLNEGEDDAIRAAESENYVLIYLPTAGTLDFSKFGFNINECKVIDLQKRTILEGKVENNTFQMLPILEDEVVIISKKH, encoded by the coding sequence ATGCTGACAACAAAAGGAAAATACTTATATAAAGATGGCAAAAAATTCTTTTATTTAGCAGATACTTGCTGGGGTGCATTTACAAGTATTGAAATGCCAGATTGGCGTTACTATCTTGATACTAGAAAAGCAGAAGGATTTAACACAATTCAAATTAATATTTTAAGACAGTGGGATTCAAGCAAACCTTTAGCAGGAAGAGAACCATTTGCAATTAAAGAGCATGAAGATGGATCATATGAATATGACTTCACTAAAATAAATGAAAGTTATTTTGATAATGCTGTTAAGATGCTTGAAGAAATGAGAAAAAGAGACATGGTGCCGGCTTTAGTTTTACTTTGGAGTAACTTTATTCCAGATAATTGGATTGCAAGTTATCATGCCGCTAAAAATAATCTAATGTCCTTTGATCAAATCAGACCATATGTGACTTATGTAGTAAATAAGTTTAAAGAATTTCATCCTATTTGGTTTGTTAGTGGGGATGTTGGCTTTACCGATAATGAAAAACAAGACCGCGAAAAGGCAATTAAATATTATCGAGAAGTCTTAAATACAGCTAAAGAAATTGATCCAGAAGGTATCTACACTTTTCATATTAATGGTGAAAGTCACGACTTGCCAGAAGAGTTTGTTAAGCAAGTTAGCTTTTATAGTTACCAATCTGGTCATGGTTACGCTGGTCAAAATACTGCCTATACTATTCCTTTGGCTTTACGTAAAAAGCAAGATTACACTGGTCCAATTATTGACACTGAGCTATGTTATGAGGGCTTAACTCAAATGCATTCGCCTGAACCTAAAAGATACAGTGCTTTTGATGTGCGAAAAGCAGCTTGGCGAGCTGTTTTGTCCGGTGCTGATGCAGGGTTAGGTTATGGCAGTTTTGGAATTTGGCCATGGAAAGATACTAGTCGTCCCGAACAAGAATTAGAACAGAACTTTAATGTTCAGCTTGTACCATATGACTGGCGTACTTGTTTAACATTTCGTGGCGCAAAAGATTTAGGATTTTTGAAGAGTATTTTAGATGAATATGCTCTAAATGGAGTGAATCCGTTAAATGAAGGTGAAGACGATGCTATTAGAGCAGCTGAAAGTGAGAATTATGTACTAATTTATTTACCCACGGCTGGTACTTTAGACTTTAGTAAGTTTGGATTTAATATCAATGAGTGTAAAGTAATTGACTTACAGAAAAGAACTATTTTAGAAGGAAAAGTTGAAAATAATACCTTTCAGATGCTGCCAATATTAGAAGATGAGGTAGTAATTATAAGTAAGAAGCACTAA
- a CDS encoding L-fucose/L-arabinose isomerase family protein: MTDKNVLKQIKLGFAPTRRNIFSATAAIEFANKTREKLDELGVNYVDIKDVNDDGLLYDDEGLEKITEKFKEAKIDGLFIANENFGTEYEVARLAAKLNVPVLLWGPRDEAPAPDGSRRRDTQCGLFAIGKVLLHFNVPFTYIRNSDIDDPSFSRGVIDFIKVCNVVKTFKHTRILQIGTRPFDFWSVIVNEGELLEKFGIQLSPIPLGELTSYMYKLIDEKDPRIEETKDVYRKWADIKIKDEDFTKVAALKLAMQDKMNEYGCNAGTIQCWTELQREIGILPYASEALLQTEGMPVTCETDINGAISEILAESATLGDERALFADVNCRHPENENGELLQHLGTFAFQTAKNRPVLPPSHFVFDYPGSAAFEVKDGTYTLVRFDGDHGKYSMLIGNAKTCDGPYEQGTYAWFEFKDLNRFEAKYVYGPYIHHMAGVRADVVPILAEACKYINVDPDYYDPIKNKVAAYWYGDLDTILDDNQK; this comes from the coding sequence ATGACTGATAAAAATGTTTTAAAACAAATTAAACTTGGCTTTGCGCCAACTAGAAGAAATATCTTTTCAGCAACTGCCGCAATTGAGTTTGCTAATAAGACGCGTGAAAAGTTGGACGAATTAGGCGTCAATTACGTTGACATCAAAGATGTAAATGATGATGGACTTCTTTATGATGATGAAGGATTAGAAAAAATTACTGAAAAGTTCAAAGAGGCAAAGATTGATGGTCTATTTATTGCTAATGAGAACTTCGGTACTGAATATGAAGTTGCCAGATTAGCAGCTAAACTAAACGTTCCAGTATTACTTTGGGGCCCAAGAGATGAAGCTCCAGCTCCTGATGGTTCGAGAAGACGTGATACACAATGCGGTTTGTTTGCAATTGGCAAAGTTTTGCTTCACTTCAATGTTCCATTTACTTATATTAGAAATAGCGATATTGATGATCCGTCATTTAGTCGTGGGGTAATCGATTTTATCAAGGTATGTAATGTAGTTAAGACCTTTAAACATACTAGGATTTTACAAATCGGAACTCGTCCATTTGACTTTTGGTCAGTAATTGTCAATGAAGGTGAATTGCTTGAAAAGTTTGGTATCCAACTTTCTCCAATTCCTCTGGGCGAATTAACTTCCTATATGTATAAGTTAATTGATGAAAAAGATCCACGAATTGAAGAAACAAAAGATGTTTACCGTAAATGGGCCGATATTAAGATTAAGGATGAAGACTTCACCAAAGTGGCTGCTTTGAAGTTAGCAATGCAAGATAAAATGAATGAATATGGCTGCAATGCTGGCACAATTCAATGCTGGACTGAATTACAGCGTGAAATTGGAATTTTGCCTTATGCGTCTGAAGCACTTCTTCAAACTGAGGGAATGCCAGTAACTTGTGAAACTGATATTAATGGTGCGATTTCAGAAATCTTAGCAGAAAGTGCAACTTTAGGCGATGAGAGAGCATTATTTGCGGATGTTAACTGTCGTCATCCTGAAAACGAAAATGGCGAATTGCTCCAGCACTTGGGTACTTTTGCTTTTCAAACTGCTAAGAATCGTCCCGTTTTACCGCCTTCACATTTTGTCTTTGATTATCCTGGTTCAGCCGCTTTTGAAGTTAAAGATGGAACTTATACTTTAGTTAGATTTGATGGTGATCATGGTAAGTATTCAATGTTAATTGGGAATGCTAAAACTTGTGATGGTCCATATGAACAAGGGACCTATGCTTGGTTTGAGTTTAAAGACTTGAATAGATTTGAAGCTAAATATGTTTATGGTCCATATATTCACCATATGGCAGGTGTCCGTGCAGACGTTGTACCAATTTTGGCTGAAGCATGTAAGTACATTAATGTAGATCCAGATTATTATGATCCAATTAAGAACAAGGTCGCAGCTTATTGGTATGGCGATTTAGATACTATTTTAGATGATAATCAAAAGTAG
- a CDS encoding LacI family DNA-binding transcriptional regulator, whose product MKLKMSDIAKEAGISKAAVSFALNGKPGVSEETRKHIFKVIEEMGYEPLRKHKKGGVRKLTSISLVIIKDTAGMMSRSYASLPFFDSLVSHLSDNVGGFGGEVQIITLNIRNLKNDLEENDALKKSKAAIVLATDLNKKQVLFLNSKIKNAIFIDNYFEDVDADFVSIDNFQGGYNAGKFIVDSGYTKIGYVASNRIITNFLKRREGFRAALKENNIEVPSEFVFSLNPIELKGTLPEFFYSGHEYPHAIFCEDDYMALRLVKELTRIGIKIPEKVAIMGFDDIFEDTMINPELTTIHVPIEQIVRQAINQLQEKVSNSNWLSQKSFVSTKLIVRESLK is encoded by the coding sequence ATGAAACTAAAAATGAGTGATATTGCAAAGGAAGCAGGTATTTCAAAAGCAGCTGTATCTTTTGCATTGAACGGAAAACCTGGTGTAAGTGAAGAAACACGGAAACATATTTTTAAGGTAATAGAAGAAATGGGGTATGAACCACTTAGAAAACATAAAAAGGGTGGCGTGAGAAAACTAACTAGTATTAGTTTAGTAATTATCAAAGATACGGCAGGGATGATGAGCCGTAGTTATGCTAGCTTGCCATTTTTTGATTCGTTAGTATCGCATCTGTCTGATAATGTTGGTGGTTTTGGTGGTGAAGTTCAGATTATTACTTTGAATATTCGTAATTTGAAAAATGATCTTGAAGAAAATGATGCACTCAAAAAGAGTAAAGCCGCAATAGTTCTTGCGACAGATTTAAATAAAAAACAGGTACTCTTTCTGAATTCAAAGATTAAAAATGCAATTTTTATTGATAATTATTTTGAGGATGTTGATGCGGATTTTGTTTCAATTGATAATTTTCAAGGTGGATATAATGCTGGTAAATTCATCGTTGATAGCGGTTATACCAAAATTGGCTATGTAGCTTCTAACCGGATAATTACTAATTTCTTAAAACGAAGAGAAGGATTTAGAGCTGCCTTAAAAGAAAACAATATTGAAGTTCCTAGCGAGTTTGTTTTTAGTTTGAACCCGATTGAGTTAAAAGGGACTCTGCCTGAGTTTTTCTATTCTGGTCACGAATATCCACATGCTATCTTTTGTGAAGATGATTATATGGCTTTGCGGTTAGTTAAGGAATTAACCAGAATCGGAATTAAAATTCCTGAAAAAGTAGCAATTATGGGATTTGACGATATTTTTGAAGACACGATGATTAATCCAGAACTAACAACAATTCATGTGCCAATTGAACAGATTGTAAGACAGGCTATTAATCAATTGCAAGAAAAAGTCAGCAATTCAAATTGGCTTAGTCAGAAGAGTTTTGTATCGACTAAATTAATTGTTAGAGAATCTCTGAAATAG
- a CDS encoding FGGY family carbohydrate kinase produces the protein MTEKYVLAIDQSTQGTKAILVDHQNQIFWKASLTHKQIINEDGWVSHDLNEIRANLITLFKQVLKKVTADQIESLAITNQRESAAAWSRKTGEPLCKTIVWQDNRAEKLISRISYPELADKVKNTTGLALSPYFTGAKWGWMLLNEPRVVQAQANNDLCLGTMDTWLVYQLTNGHSFKTEPSNACRTQLMNIKTGDWDQELAEIFGIDTKNLPEIVDSNANFGETDLFGLLPIRSQSLVF, from the coding sequence ATGACTGAAAAATATGTTTTAGCAATCGACCAGAGCACTCAAGGCACTAAGGCCATCTTAGTTGACCATCAGAATCAAATATTCTGGAAAGCATCTCTAACTCACAAACAGATCATTAACGAGGACGGCTGGGTTAGTCATGATTTAAATGAAATTCGAGCTAATCTAATTACTTTATTTAAACAAGTTTTGAAAAAAGTAACCGCTGATCAAATAGAATCCTTGGCAATTACCAACCAACGAGAATCTGCCGCTGCCTGGTCTCGTAAAACCGGTGAACCATTGTGCAAGACTATTGTTTGGCAAGATAATCGAGCAGAAAAATTGATTAGCCGTATTTCTTATCCTGAATTAGCAGATAAGGTTAAGAACACAACTGGTTTAGCTCTTTCTCCCTATTTTACTGGAGCTAAATGGGGCTGGATGCTGTTGAATGAACCTAGAGTAGTTCAAGCACAAGCAAATAACGATCTCTGTCTTGGCACAATGGACACTTGGCTGGTTTATCAACTAACAAATGGTCATTCTTTTAAAACAGAACCATCTAACGCTTGCAGAACTCAATTAATGAATATTAAAACTGGTGATTGGGATCAAGAACTAGCTGAAATCTTTGGAATTGATACTAAAAATTTACCAGAGATTGTTGATTCAAATGCGAACTTTGGTGAGACAGACTTATTTGGTCTACTCCCCATAAGATCCCAATCCTTAGTGTTTTAG
- a CDS encoding beta-glucoside-specific PTS transporter subunit IIABC, translated as MNSNYQKVAKKILVAVGGAENIDEVFNCIARLRFYLKDSNKINYQELELIPEVSESKFEDGQLQVLLGQNVEKYYQALINLMKQANASRGVKKMSKADEKNKKLAEQIVKLVGGKDNVISLVHCVTRLRFKLKDEKKADDDAIKQLKGVMGVAHAGGQYQVIIGNNVADVYDQVMPLLGLSSEEEVTTDDEKDGNIFSRLVALISSLFMPLLGVMTGAGMLKGLLVLLNVLGWVKQGTGTYMIWNAAADSLFYFLPVLLGFSAAKTFHVNKYLGAVTGGALVYPTMVAAATAHKAITFFGLPVNLMNYSQTMLPIVFAIWGMSWFEKGTKKVVPKVVQNLFVPLLDLMVIVPLTYLIVGPVMQTLSQWLSSASLWLYGLVPVVAGFVIGGIWQAAVIVGLHWAFIPVLMNNLMTNHFDPINGIMYCTLFGQVGAALAMGLKAKDKNFKEIAIPAAVSGFFGVTEPIIYGVTLPHKKSFVFASIGSAFGGAIAAAFHAGMYTMPGGGIFGIPAFINPKGIDASFIAFVISLIVAFALAFILTFIWGDKVVPATPKKKFDVKKVEFKDQGIASPIQGTAVELKNVDDPVFSAGTIGKGLAVQPNNNEVRAPFDGEVISVFPTKHAIGLKSENGVELLIHLGINTVNLKGKYFDAKVAAGQKVKQGDLLETFDVDQIKSAGYDTVVPIIVTNTNNFDDIIVEKKDGDSVKFGDQILMATVDQEVEIPVNATQA; from the coding sequence ATGAATAGCAATTATCAAAAGGTAGCAAAGAAAATCTTAGTAGCTGTTGGCGGAGCTGAAAACATTGACGAAGTTTTCAATTGTATTGCTCGATTAAGATTTTATTTAAAAGATTCAAATAAAATAAATTATCAAGAATTAGAGTTAATTCCAGAGGTTTCAGAAAGCAAGTTTGAAGACGGACAACTACAAGTCCTTTTAGGACAAAATGTTGAAAAATATTACCAAGCATTAATTAACTTGATGAAACAAGCTAATGCAAGTAGAGGAGTAAAGAAAATGTCTAAGGCTGATGAAAAAAATAAAAAACTAGCTGAACAAATAGTAAAGCTAGTTGGTGGAAAGGATAACGTAATTAGTTTAGTTCACTGTGTAACTAGATTGCGTTTTAAGTTAAAGGATGAAAAGAAAGCTGATGATGACGCAATCAAACAATTAAAAGGCGTCATGGGAGTTGCACATGCAGGCGGTCAATATCAGGTTATTATTGGAAATAATGTGGCTGATGTTTACGATCAAGTGATGCCACTTTTGGGCTTGAGTAGTGAAGAAGAGGTAACTACTGATGACGAAAAAGATGGAAATATTTTTAGTAGACTAGTGGCTTTAATTTCTTCATTATTCATGCCATTGTTAGGTGTCATGACCGGTGCTGGTATGTTGAAAGGACTCTTGGTTTTACTTAATGTTTTAGGTTGGGTAAAGCAAGGTACTGGTACTTACATGATTTGGAATGCGGCAGCTGATTCCTTGTTTTACTTTTTACCAGTTTTATTAGGCTTTTCTGCTGCTAAAACATTTCATGTTAATAAATATTTAGGTGCTGTTACTGGTGGAGCATTAGTCTATCCAACAATGGTTGCAGCAGCTACAGCTCACAAAGCAATTACTTTCTTTGGACTTCCAGTCAATTTGATGAATTATAGTCAAACCATGTTACCAATTGTATTTGCAATTTGGGGAATGTCATGGTTTGAAAAAGGTACTAAGAAAGTTGTACCAAAGGTGGTACAAAACTTATTTGTTCCTCTTTTAGACTTAATGGTAATTGTTCCTTTAACTTACTTAATTGTTGGACCAGTTATGCAAACCCTTAGTCAATGGCTATCAAGTGCAAGTCTTTGGCTATATGGATTAGTTCCTGTAGTAGCAGGATTTGTAATCGGTGGCATTTGGCAAGCAGCCGTTATTGTAGGTTTGCACTGGGCATTTATTCCGGTATTAATGAATAATTTAATGACAAATCATTTTGACCCAATTAACGGTATTATGTACTGTACCTTGTTTGGACAAGTTGGAGCAGCTTTAGCAATGGGACTTAAAGCAAAAGATAAAAACTTTAAAGAAATTGCTATCCCTGCAGCTGTGTCTGGTTTCTTTGGTGTTACAGAACCAATTATTTATGGTGTAACCTTACCACATAAAAAATCATTTGTATTTGCTTCAATTGGATCAGCCTTTGGCGGTGCAATCGCAGCCGCCTTTCATGCAGGTATGTATACAATGCCTGGTGGTGGTATTTTCGGTATTCCAGCATTTATTAATCCAAAAGGAATTGATGCATCATTTATCGCATTTGTAATCTCATTAATTGTAGCTTTTGCATTAGCCTTTATTTTGACATTTATTTGGGGCGATAAAGTTGTACCAGCTACTCCAAAGAAAAAATTCGATGTTAAAAAAGTTGAATTTAAAGATCAAGGAATTGCTTCTCCAATTCAAGGTACTGCTGTTGAATTAAAGAATGTAGATGATCCAGTATTTTCAGCTGGAACAATTGGTAAAGGATTGGCTGTACAACCAAATAATAATGAAGTACGTGCTCCATTTGATGGAGAAGTAATTTCAGTATTTCCAACTAAGCATGCTATTGGTTTGAAGTCAGAAAATGGTGTTGAATTACTGATTCATTTAGGTATTAATACTGTTAACTTAAAGGGTAAGTATTTTGACGCCAAAGTGGCTGCTGGTCAAAAAGTTAAACAAGGTGATTTACTTGAGACCTTTGACGTAGATCAAATTAAATCCGCTGGGTACGACACAGTTGTTCCAATTATCGTTACTAATACCAATAATTTTGATGATATTATTGTTGAAAAGAAAGATGGCGATTCAGTCAAATTTGGCGATCAAATATTGATGGCTACAGTTGACCAAGAAGTAGAAATTCCTGTTAATGCAACTCAAGCATAG
- a CDS encoding transketolase family protein: protein MTNEEKLTANAVIANTLDKATKTDPDLLVVTCDSRGSAGLVNFTNAHPDRTLEMGIAEQNAVTVAAGMAHAGKHPFVFSPAAFLAMRSIEQVKVDVAFNQTNVKLIGISGGNSYTWLGTTHHSLNDVAITRAIPNLEVYQPCDQYQTRALFNYLLKSPRPAYVRVGKRKLDNVYHEDFAFTPGKAKVIRKSRDVCLISVGEMLYFTLQAAENLAKDGIDAEVVDLSSIKPLDTEMLDQLAQEFDQIVTVEEHDVINGIGSAVASEVAKFGHAKLTILGFPDEPAIQGTQDEVFHYYGLDSEGIEKSVKKVLKK from the coding sequence ATGACTAATGAGGAAAAATTAACTGCTAATGCCGTAATTGCAAACACTTTAGATAAAGCAACTAAAACTGATCCAGATCTCTTAGTTGTAACTTGTGACTCACGTGGATCTGCTGGTTTAGTTAATTTCACTAATGCCCATCCAGACCGTACCTTAGAAATGGGTATTGCCGAGCAAAACGCTGTAACTGTTGCTGCTGGAATGGCGCATGCAGGAAAGCATCCCTTTGTCTTCTCTCCTGCTGCCTTTTTAGCAATGCGTTCAATCGAGCAAGTCAAAGTTGATGTTGCATTTAATCAAACTAACGTTAAGTTAATCGGTATTTCTGGTGGTAACTCCTACACTTGGCTTGGTACTACCCATCATTCTTTAAATGATGTTGCCATTACTCGCGCAATTCCTAATCTTGAAGTTTATCAACCATGTGACCAGTATCAGACTAGAGCCTTATTCAACTACCTACTTAAATCGCCGCGTCCAGCTTATGTTCGTGTTGGCAAGCGCAAATTAGATAATGTCTATCATGAAGATTTTGCCTTTACACCCGGTAAGGCTAAAGTTATTCGAAAGAGTCGTGACGTCTGCTTAATTTCAGTTGGTGAAATGCTCTACTTTACTCTTCAAGCAGCTGAAAACTTGGCTAAAGACGGTATTGACGCTGAGGTTGTTGATTTATCTTCAATTAAACCACTAGATACTGAAATGCTTGATCAATTAGCACAAGAATTTGATCAAATTGTTACTGTTGAAGAACATGATGTAATTAACGGTATCGGTAGCGCTGTTGCTAGTGAAGTTGCTAAGTTTGGTCACGCTAAGTTAACGATCCTAGGCTTTCCTGATGAGCCTGCCATTCAAGGCACACAAGATGAAGTCTTCCATTATTACGGCTTAGATAGTGAAGGTATTGAAAAATCTGTTAAAAAAGTTCTCAAAAAATGA
- a CDS encoding PRD domain-containing protein, whose amino-acid sequence MLLIKRVLNNNAVVATDKHKQTLVALGNGIAFHKKSGEIISEDKVEKIFYPQNEKDTNSMSEMLASIDPKYIELSDQIISETIASSGKKLSDDIYLSLPDHLQFAVERLKKGMPIQNRLTIETMQTYPDEFQLGKRVLRYLEKTENLKFPEDEATNIAMHLITAEEGNSLEHTAGTIELINRFLEIISEMLKMEINSKSVAYYRLVTHLKFFAQRISKKQTQEANVDPELYNMVIHRYHKEYLISQRIAGIVMRKFNYKVSQDEIMYLTIHIHHIAVADR is encoded by the coding sequence ATGCTTCTAATTAAGAGAGTTCTTAACAATAACGCAGTTGTTGCGACAGATAAACATAAGCAGACATTGGTCGCTTTAGGAAACGGGATTGCTTTTCATAAAAAGTCAGGAGAAATCATTTCTGAAGATAAAGTGGAAAAAATATTTTATCCTCAAAATGAAAAAGATACTAACTCAATGAGCGAAATGCTAGCAAGCATTGATCCAAAGTATATTGAACTATCCGATCAAATTATTTCGGAGACAATTGCAAGCTCAGGCAAAAAGTTGAGTGATGATATTTATTTATCATTACCAGATCATTTGCAGTTTGCGGTTGAAAGATTAAAAAAGGGGATGCCGATTCAGAACCGTTTAACTATTGAAACGATGCAAACATATCCGGATGAATTTCAATTAGGAAAACGTGTCTTACGTTATTTAGAAAAAACAGAAAACCTTAAATTTCCAGAAGATGAAGCTACCAATATAGCAATGCACTTGATTACTGCTGAAGAAGGGAATTCGCTTGAACATACTGCAGGAACAATTGAACTAATTAATCGATTTTTAGAAATCATTAGCGAAATGCTAAAGATGGAAATTAATTCGAAATCAGTTGCTTATTATCGTTTAGTAACGCATTTAAAGTTCTTTGCTCAGAGAATTTCTAAAAAACAGACGCAAGAAGCTAATGTAGATCCAGAACTTTATAACATGGTTATTCATCGCTACCATAAAGAATATTTAATTTCTCAACGTATTGCGGGAATTGTAATGCGAAAATTCAATTACAAAGTATCGCAAGATGAAATTATGTATTTAACCATTCATATTCATCATATTGCAGTAGCAGATAGGTAG